The following proteins are co-located in the Manihot esculenta cultivar AM560-2 chromosome 7, M.esculenta_v8, whole genome shotgun sequence genome:
- the LOC110618464 gene encoding 40S ribosomal protein S16: MMAAPAAPIESVQCFGRKKTAVAVTHCKRGRGLIKINGCPIELVEPEILRFKAYEPILLLGRHRFAGVDMRIRVKGGGHTSQIYAIRQSIAKALVAYYQKYVDEQSKKEIKDILVRYDRTLLVADPRRCEPKKFGGRGARARFQKSYR, from the coding sequence ATGATGGCAGCGCCAGCGGCACCAATCGAGTCCGTACAATGCTTCGGCCGCAAGAAGACTGCCGTGGCAGTCACCCACTGCAAGCGCGGGAGAGGCCTAATCAAGATCAACGGCTGCCCAATCGAGCTGGTGGAGCCGGAGATTCTCCGCTTCAAGGCATATGAACCTATCCTTCTTCTTGGTCGGCACCGTTTTGCTGGGGTCGACATGCGAATCCGAGTCAAGGGTGGCGGTCATACCTCCCAGATCTACGCCATCCGCCAGAGCATCGCTAAAGCCCTCGTCGCCTACTATCAGAAGTACGTAGACGAGCAGAGCAAGAAGGAGATAAAAGACATATTGGTCAGGTACGACAGGACTCTGTTGGTGGCTGATCCTAGGCGCTGCGAGCCCAAGAAGTTTGGTGGTCGTGGTGCTCGTGCCAGGTTCCAGAAGAGTTATCGTTGA